In Microplitis demolitor isolate Queensland-Clemson2020A chromosome 10, iyMicDemo2.1a, whole genome shotgun sequence, the sequence TTTCCGGAAAACCACAAAAAGCccttttttgttgcatttttaaatttatgtggtagtaggaaaaatttttttttcgaataagcAATGGCTGATCGTTCAATAGAAGACCGATATCTCGGCGAAAAGTGAACATATCAAGGTCAATAATAAACGGatttagtagtaattattcgaaaaaaatttttcccacgCCCGacgaccaaaaaaaaaaattttttttaaatttgcattgtttttttagatattttcatttcaatgtcaagctcttacaATCGATCaagaaactatttttttatcttaatatatatatgtatatttatttatttatacttacaACACCATTATCATCGAAACCAGTACTCCCTCCTTCAAAAACGttctttgtaaaataaaaatatgcagataaataatcaaaaataataaattcatcagagggaaaaaaaatcaaattttttttgctacgaaaaatgaaaatatgcaAGTTATCGATCCCTTCCCAAAAATTACCCggaaaatatgaattttgaaGGTTATgtcaagatttaaaaattatatgaataacATATAGTCGAGTCTGCCAAAGAATGGGCTCTTCTCCCATCATTTTTCTATAATTGTCATTACTGCGCATGCACATTAGTGCAAAATCATGGACTTCATCACTGCTGAGTAGTGGGAGAAAAGCCCATTCTTTTACAGCCCCTAGAggatccgaattacggtaaattgccGTGATTTACGGCAATAtgccgtaaattacggtaCTTTACGGTTATTAACGGTAAACTACGGTAATTTTCCGTAATTCGGATCTACTAGGGTCTACTcaactataaattttgatactcGACGATTATTATGCGAGagcattttatataaatatgatgtTAATACATATTGAAACTTACGGTACCACCAGGTAATGTTACATTACGACGACCGGTAGAGTTTAATTTCTGAaaccaaattaataaatacataaaaaattggtctttgaaacaaaaaaaaaacataatttaggACTTACTCGCCCGTCAGACACTATACTGAATGATTGTTTAacctataataataaaaagtgaaatcaaattttatgtaaattatattttatgaatttatgcTCACCGAGCTATCGTCGCCAACTGGAGTTGCGGTATTTTCTCCTAAGAGTATGctctgagataaaaaaataattttaagtaaagttatagttaaaagagaataaaataataaatattaccaCCATGGACTTACTTGAACTTTATAAATATGGagattatttaacaatattgacgacagtaaaaataagaaaaccaTAGACGTAAATCGCAACATGATTTTATTGGATTCTTATGCTCAAAGCTTGGTTATAAATGTAATTGATTAGAAATGTTATTTAACGACCCGGTATTTATTGACGAAttcatgataaatttaaatatttaaccagACAGTCGATAAATTCAAGTTGTTTATTCTATAAATCAAATAACATTTGAtcaactgataaaaataaaaaatcaataattaattcgtctgaagtaatatttttgtttgatcACAGGCGTCAATTggtttagtaaatatatttattttatgactttaacataaaataagtCAACAAGATTAAAAATgtctgtttttaatcaggacaacatttgaaaaaatatataactttttaatctAGTCATCCCGACGAAAGCTTGGGATTTTTTCCCCATCACGATATCTTCTCCCACCATTAAAATGTTGATTTTAGAGGCTTTGCGCATGTACTCATTCTAATATTATGGTGGTGGGGGAAAGAACTGGTGGGAAAAAAATCCCAAGCTTTCATCGGGACAACTATATTAGAGTTACGGTCTCGCGTTATtgcacggaaagaaaaaatagttgTTATTCTTATGTAGAATGGTAACCTTTACTATGTTACACGGTAACGAGGGATTTTTTAGTGTCCCTAGCGAGTTCGgtcatacttaaaaaatactgaaaatatcCACTGAATTTTAGCCCAGTTTCGGTCATTTTTCGGTAATGTACCAAAAAACATcccaaattatatatatataatatatactccaattttttttcttaattgttaaatttagcTATATATTCCTggacaaacttttaataaatctcaaaaaaaaatttttttctaaacttcctaaataatatagaatacaaaatgaaacattttgtcctcaataaatttttgtattttaattgaagaaatgtataataaattttctttcagttaactattttctcatagtaaccattaaattttttttgaatggatgtaaataaaaataaatattcattttcatttgttatacTTTATAGAGGTTCCGGTAATTTTTCTGCAAattcgtaattaattatttatttttgggtcAACTTTTTTGAGATTCTCCGTCcgaagtatttattttttacgataaAAAGTGAGGGAATCTGCGTAGGTTACGTCATTTAAGAAATTGAGGCCTAAATCTGGagcactaaatttttttatattatgaggATTGAGGTccctggaaaatttttttttataccaatttAGCCCTCAATTATGTGAAATCGCCCGTAACTACAACATTAAGGCCTAAACTGGAATTACGTTCCACACAGCTCTCAATCTCAAAAGTCCAACTGTCCATACTtatatatcattaaaatttattaatatgcagtaatgttttagaaaaaattctaatacgTGTTTTTATTCCTGGCGAGTAAACTTGTCTCAGtgcacgttttttttttttttttttttttttttttgtaaaaaatttacaattattatgcTAAGTAACGACTTATTAAACAATGTCCACGCCAACATCTGAAGGCTTCACAGCACACACTGCCAGCAAGTGGACCACactgaataagaaaaaaaatattcgattacatttttttcttttttttttgtaaaaatattcacgtttttataaaaaatgataaatttacttactGGTTCACGTGAATTTGAACAATTCTCGGCATTCACATTAGTAGCTATCGCAAttagtaatataattataaaaaatttcgatgtcATCTtctaaaaaatgatcaataattaaattaaattaaaaaactaatttagaaaatcttcaaatattcataattacggaattaattgaaatgaaGAAACGTCTCCTGTTGAAATtcaggttttaaatttttaaaatcaataatgttttgatttattcatattaaaaGACGTAATTAGGCTCAAATTAAAGACGAAGCTTTccgttataatttttttattattattttattcgtaactgaaattaattattaattacttactataataaaaaaattaaagactcGTTGCCGATTCGCATGTAAGTATATATcgcttatataaaaaaatttatttatatccatttttatcgaaaaaaaaaaaaaaatgaaataacagttgaacaaataaatatttgctgtcaattgaaaaattaatcgcTCTCTGacaaataacgataataaactGTCGATGCTCTAATTTCAAGTTTGTCGGGGTTCTTAATTCaatcatattcattttttttgttttttaaaacaaatccTAGTACCCGTCCGGCATCGATGTCAAAAAGATGACATAATGTTATCCAATAAATGTTACCTTTAAGaactcaaaaaaatgttatcgttTTGATAACTTGATGTTGATgtcatttaaaagaaatctGAAAGTTagcaaaatgataattatttatggatgtctctagaacatcaaaaaaataactttcttatGGGACTATTATAACCTCAACTTTCGTCAGCTAATGTCATTGTAACCTATAAGTACCAatgattataaacattatttattgattctgctctaaagtaattacatataattagttattataaatacaatagcaaaatgtcgaaaagaaaaaattttttaaatttatgtaaaggtcgaaaaaatgaacgaatacgttgatttttaaataaattacataattttgaaaatccatCTAGTGATCAAAGTGAaacagtagaaaataattcatgctTTGTGAGTAATAATATATCTTGTGATAAATCGGATGATGTtgataatgaaagaaatattaatgcagacaataatattgataGCGGAATACttgatgaaaatgaaataagtaattacagTTCTGACAGTGAAACTAGTGGCAATTCTGACTCACGTATGTTATCGATCTGTAATCAATTAGAAAAGAATGCTTTAGTAGCTATCAATGAAACAAGTTTATCATCAAAACTAGCTCAGTGGATGATTGATTTCAATACATCACGTGAAGCAGCGATTAAactcctaaaaatattaaaatcatcaaatcaAGAAGAAATCAGTAATCCACTTCTTGATTCTCGGACCTTATTTGGTACACCGGAAACACCGATAGTAACTCGTGAAGTTCCTCctggtcaatattttcattacggGTTAAAAAATGCCTTGACTGATCAACTaagaattattgattattatactcTACCGGCCTTGATTGtcattgatattaatatcgaTGGGCTGCCGATTGCTAAAAGTTCGACGAGTCAACTTTATTCCATTCTTGCGCAAATTCATCCCAAAGTTTCTCAGCCATTTGTAATTGGGATATATCATAGATATGAAAAACCCAAAAGTATTGACATTATGATCTCTGTAAACTGATTTCTTTAAGATctctaaaaaatgttatctttcTGACGTCTAACCGATGAGCTCTTAAAGATATCCTCAGATGGCGCGTAAGAGGCTTTTCTAAGTTTCTGTTATCTTCGGGATAACTATTTCGGATGTCAGATCAGGAAAATGTTATCTTTAAGAGCTCTGTACGTCATCTTTCTGCCGGACGGATACCTTATTTGATTTCTGAAATATTGTCTTTCTAAAtattgttcattttttattacgaaaaaatgaatattgtaAATTCTTAGTATGTGCTGATGTGATGATTAGAAAATCGATGTTTTTGACGAGATTATAGTTCATTATGCTGAATTATGAACCACTTTTATTTTGTACGTTCATAACTGTGATTTTCTGAAATTAGTATACTTCtcaaattcatatttttgacGGTTTGCCGACAAGCCTTCGCCTGCAAACCCACACCATTACCTTCCATTTAAGATTCTCCCGGcaagattcaaaaattcaaatttaaaaacttcccgcctttttttctttcttaccGACTTACCCCCAGTAAATAATGATGACCTTAACCTGCATTACCTCATGAgtaattatactttttctaACGTGTTTACATACAccgtcatatatttttataaacaataaaaattccataaagtaaaaagtaaaatttttaaattttaaaaatccgcAAATTCGCgggctttttaaaaataaattttttttacataaaattgaGTAACGTAATTAAAATGGcttgtaataatttacttaaccTCTCTACCTCGACAAAATgctgtaattttttacttgcaaggtaattttatttttaaaaaaatttaaaattcaaatttcgtaaaattttaatttaaaatttttaaggcaCTACAGCGTAaccaaaatacaaaaactcgAGGAAAAATTGGACATACCGCCCCGACCTAAACGACCTCTGAACACATTCCTGAGGTTCTCAATGCTGAATAgggaggaaataaaaaaagaatacccGGGATCTAGTGCCAGCGCGATAACGAAACTACTGGGAGCTAAATGGAATCTTTGTGATAAAAGTCTCAAAGATCAATTGCAGACTGAGTATAAGGAGGAGATGAACGACTACTCGAGGAAGCTTATGTTTTACGAGAAGTCGCTCACTAAAGAGCAGAAGCAGATATTGAAAGACCTCAACAGAAAGCCGAAGATGCTAAAAAAGAAGTCGGAAATACGAatggtaaatttttgaatgtttttaaatttcagtgagataaaaatttttttattttttttttcagaggtTAGAAGAGCTGGGGAAGCCGAAGAAACCACCGACGGCCTTTATATTATACATGCTGTCAAAAATGAAAGATAAGGATCCGAGTGCTAAGTTTTCGGTgagattttgaatttataaggAGAAGTAATTGAGATTGGGACCGGGTTGGGCTTAAAATGATGTTGGGACTTTTCgctacaattttttcttttttagtgATCGAGTTGCGATCAATGGTTTTTGAGATATCGATATATAGAgattagggtggcccaaaaacgactattttttttcgagtctcttatgaaaattttttggtttacgatgttctAAGGAGCTTTGACCGAATCTAATGTAAAAAagattttccaactttaagattttaaactcagtatacatgtaaagaagtactttatgtattctcaaaatttgaatatgaccaaccgtctagttttttagaaaaaaagatttaaaatgacgtttttaaagttcttatacaCAGGCTCATATGGCGGACAAGCTCCCGTCATGACTTgttcgatttttttcattattaacctcccaagtttaagaaataaaaaaccatatgccataaactttaatatttttggaatatgataagattttaacaatatagtgTCACcggtgtaattatttaaataattaaagttaaacttcattatttaatctcgttcatcgacagagatacaaattattgagggtttggcaacgtcgcggaagcagctgagagaaaaatcaaagatagaaatacattaataagagagtcgagattagaaataaatttttcccgctttaatttgaatatcgatgtgtaagaagttagaacgcgctgttgccaaacctttttattaaatcatgaatcaaaaataaccaagtaatttcagtactttctttacttaaataagtaataaatattaatttatgaattcgttatgttattataaattaaaataatgaattttcataactattagaagaatttagcaaacaaaagaattcaaacactactttgactcactagtgtcggtcgaacctccttaaaaagcctctccaaaaatcgacgatagaaaattttcacaagGTCGCttacgaattttgaaaatgtcaaaaattatcaaaatttgaaattttatttcaaatttttttctttatagcagcaatagtttatatttgtgaaattctgactacgctgaaaatttaagcccaaaatttaaatattcaaacctcgctcaagaattgtgaatgtttccgagtgctgtcttttgaacgttttcgagcgaccctgaatattgataataaagcttctcgattttttcaccatcaatttgcatcgcaatgaatgaaattataacagagaaatataaataataagttatttacatacttttttattttttaattcaatttttcggttttttcgtttattcaaaacttagcaaattttattgtttaagactgtcctgtatatttttggttatgcaaaagttatattttagtgaaatgacattatttgagttataaaaaaatccaaaaacaaattcaaagtattagtcacacatattatcagttaatattcaaaattcttgagcaccgtttaaatattcaaattttgggcttaaattttcagcatagacatgattttacaaaaataaactattgctgcgaccaaagaaaaaatttcgaagtaaaaaatccgaatttcaataatttttgatattttaaaaattcgtgagcgacctcttgaaatttttttacgtcgATTTTTGAAGGCTTCctaaaacatcgtaagccaacatattttcataagagactcgaaaaaaaaatagtcagttTTTTTGGGCCTCCCTAGTATGGATAGAAAGTATTTTTGGGAAATCCAACTTTCGGTTCTGGAACGagaacttaaaaaattcataacttctaGAAAAATTGAGATAAAGTCTCGTTCTTGGTTTCATTTTCAAGCTTAGACCTTCCGCTATAAATTACACCCATGTTTGATCTACTTTCGATCAACAGTTTCTTAGATATTAATCTATTTAGGTAGCGGGGGATTTTTgggaaaattcaatttctaaaTCTGAaaccttaaaaatttattacttccaggaaaatattgataatgtcTCCTTCTTGGTTCCTTTTGACAAATTTGATCCTCTCCtacattttttgttaatgTTTGATCAAGTTTCGATCAATAGTTTTCGGAATATCGATCTATATAGATccgtatttttattaaaaacaaaatactagtttttttatttgaaaattttgattttttaacttaaaaaataaatgacttcTTAACCAACTAAAATTACAAGCTTTTATTGgtctcaattttaaatttcaactttgagtggggggggggggggagaaAAAACCATCCCATGGATAGTTTCTTCTCTCCCTACtcccgttaaaaaaaaaatttactataaatttgtatgATTAAGAATCCCTGTAACTAATTTCATAaccttgaataaaattaatgtttagGAGTGGCTAGGGGAAATCGCCAAAGAATGGGCATCATTGTCACC encodes:
- the LOC103577731 gene encoding uncharacterized protein LOC103577731, whose product is MLRFTSMVFLFLLSSILLNNLHIYKVQSILLGENTATPVGDDSSVKQSFSIVSDGRKLNSTGRRNVTLPGGTNVFEGGSTGFDDNGVFTHQDDGLNTPFGDVRLKADARR
- the LOC103577730 gene encoding transcription factor A, mitochondrial, coding for MACNNLLNLSTSTKCCNFLLARHYSVTKIQKLEEKLDIPPRPKRPLNTFLRFSMLNREEIKKEYPGSSASAITKLLGAKWNLCDKSLKDQLQTEYKEEMNDYSRKLMFYEKSLTKEQKQILKDLNRKPKMLKKKSEIRMRLEELGKPKKPPTAFILYMLSKMKDKDPSAKFSEWLGEIAKEWASLSPDKREKYDIESKKLMAQYKNEMTQWEEKMIKMGQIDVVRRHVLLELKEKRVNEEKLSSQ